The Rhodothermia bacterium genomic interval CATCCTTTTACGTCTCAAGTCCTTTTCACCATTACCTAAACAAACACATGATGACCAAAAAGTTTTTGGGGTACTTCACCCTATTACTGTTAATGGTGGGCATATCAAGCGTTTATGCACAAAAGCCCAAAACCAAAACCGGAGATAAACAACAAATTCAGGTTCCAACCGATAAAATCCCTTTAGACCCAAACATTCGCACAGGAAAACTACCCAATGGCCTGACGTACTACATCCGTAAAAACAGCAAGCCAGAGAAACGTGTGGAACTACGCCTTGCCTTAAATGCAGGCTCCATCTTAGAGACCGATGACCAACAAGGGCTTGCACACCTCTTGGAACACATGGCTTTCAATGGAACAAAAAAGTATAAAAAACAAGATTTAGTAAACTTCTTAGAGTCTATTGGGGTAAATTTTGGCGCCGACCTTAATGCCTATACGAGCTTCGATGAAACGGTGTATATGCTCAAAGTGCCGACCGATAAGCCCGGCTTGTTAGACAAAGGGGTGGATGTGCTGCGGGAATGGGCTGGAAACATCACCTTAGACCCAGATGAGGTGGACAAGGAGCGGGGCGTCGTCGTTGAAGAGTGGCGACTCGGGCTGGGTGCACAAGAAAGAATCCGAGACAAACAATTCCCCGTTCTCCTTAAAAACTCCCAGTATGCACACCGCCTCCCCATCGGCAAGCCGGAAATCATCCAAAACTTTAAGCATGACCAGCTAAAACAATTCTACAAAGACTGGTATCGCCCAGACCTTATGGCCGTTGTGGTGGTGGGGGACGTAGAACCCGCAAAAATGGAACAAGACATCCGTCGCCTCTTCGGAACCCTTAAGAACCCAACCAAAAAAATACCGCGTAAGTATTATGACGTACCCGGCCATCCAGAAACCTTGGTCTCCATCGTGAGTGATCCAGAAGCCGAATTTCGTCGGATTGGGGTAATCTATAAGCACCCCGCACAAAACCCAAACTCCCGTATCGCATATCGGGAAGGTCTAGTTGCCAGTCTTTGGAGTGGGATGCTCAGTACACGCTTGCAAGAAATTGCGACCAAGCCAAACCCACCTTTTGCCTTCGCCGGCGGGGGATATGGGTCTTTTGTACGTACCAAAGACGCCTTCTCGCTTAGCGCCATCGTCCCTGAAGGCAAAATGAGCAATGCCTTAGACGTATTATTAACCGAGGCCGAGCGGATCCGTCGTCATGGGTTCTTGGCCAGTGAGTTCGAACGCCAAAAAGCCAGTTTGCTACGGAGTTACGAAAACAACTTTAATGAAAAGGACAAAACGGAATCGGATGCCTTTGCAGATGAATACGTACGTAACTTTTTGGAAAGCGAACCCGCACCGGGGATTTCTTGGGAGTATGACTTTGTAAAACAAGCACTTCCCAACATTAAATTAGAAGAAGTCAACCAATTTGCCGTCCGCTTTATGACCGAGCAAAACCGCGTTTTGACCGTCACCGGAAAAGAAGACGAAAACAACCCACTACCAAACGAAAACGAACTCTTGGCCGTACTCAATAGTATCAAGGACAAAAACATTAAGCCCTATGTGGACACGGCTGCAACCTCCGAACTTTTGCCACAACTCCCCACAAGCGGTACGATTACCAAAACTGATACCGATACCGCGACCGGTGTTACCCGCCTCACCCTCTCGAATGGAGCAAAAGTGACCCTGAAACCAACGAACTTTAAAAATGATGAAGTGCTGTTTTCCGGAACCAGTCCGGGAGGTTCGTCATTGGTTTCGGATGCTGATTATACCTCCGTTCAACTTGGTAGCCAAGTAATGGCAATGGCGGGTGTGGGTAATTTCAGTATGATCGAATTGCAGAAAAAACTCTCCGGAAAAGTCGCACAGGTAGGCGCATTTATAGGCGATGACAGCGAAGGATTATCCGGCAAGGCATCACCAAAAGACCTTGAAACCCTTTTCCAACTGATCCATCTGCGGTTTACCCAACCCCGTTTGGACGATGCCTCATTGAACATGTTCAAGAGTCAATTCCAGATGATTAAAGGGTTTTTCTCGTCGCCAGAATACGTCTTCCAAGACACCATGATGGTGACGATGGCCCGCTACCACCCGCGCGTCCGCCCCTTTTCGTCGTACAAAGTCGAGGAGTTGAACCCAGAACGTGCCTTGAGCGTTTATCGGGAGCGATTTGGAAATGCAGGCGATTTTTCGTTCTACTTTGTCGGAAACTTTGAGACCGAAAAAATTAAACCACTTATTGCGCAATACTTGGCCAGTTTGCCAACCACCAATGCCACCGAAAAAGCAAAAGACCTCGGCATTCGCCCACCAACAGGCGTTATCGAAAAGAAAGTCCTCAAAGGGAAAGAACCCAAAAGCAGCAGCGAAATTCAATTCACTGGCCCATTCGAGTGGAACCGCCAAAACCGTGTAAAGCTAAGTGCTTTGGGCAAAGTGCTTGAAATTCGCCTTCGCGAAGAGCTACGAGAAGCCCTCAGTGGCTCCTATTATGCAAATGCATCGGGACGTGCAGAAAAGGAACCCACACCGCTTTATACCTTTAGCGTCAACTATGCCAGTGACCCAGAACGCGCCGATGAACTCTATGCCGCCATGTGGCGCGTCATCGAAGAAATCCAAACCAAGGGCACAACAGAGGAAGTCCTCACCAAAGTGAGAGAGGGCTATAGCCGTGACCTCGAAACAAACCTGAAGGAAAACCGATTCTGGATGACCCAGTTGATGCAAAAGGACGAATTAAAGGAGGAAATTTCCCAGATACCAGTTGGTGCAAAAGATTTGTACCAAGCACTTACGTCCGAGGACATCCAAAACGCTGCACGACTATACCTTAAAAAAGACAACGTGGTACGGTTTGTCCTGCTCCCCGAAAAGCAATAATGCTGGCCTCGCCAACCAAAACAATAAGCCCCGATCCAAAAGATTGGGGTTTTTATTTACGCCCAATCGCGATAATAGCCCAAAATGGTTTGCTTTACACTACTTGTTCAACGGGGTGAAATATGAAGGAAAATATTCCCTTGAACACGGTATTGTTTAACGTATTTTAGGATAATCCGTTAATGGTCATTCATGTTGAACAGGCCAATCAATCCTAATTACTATCTGAAAAATGGTGATTTGCACCATGTAGAATCCTCTAACGAGAAGAATAACAGCCTTAATGTTACTGCTCAATTCTTAAACCGAAGATAAGACCATGCCCAAATACATTAAGACACTTTCAAAATGGATTGCCATAATTGCGTTATCATATGTATTTATTTTAAGCATTATGAATTCAGTTTTTTCAGAAGAAAATACAGAAAATGAATCAGGAAGACTTGGTTCAATATACCACAAAGCAAGTTTATCGCCAGGCCTGAAAAACATTCCAAACAAGACAGACTCTCTAACGTTTGTTTATAAAGAATCCCCAAAAAAATTATTTACAATCTCTATTAACGATCTACCTGATTTGCATAACCTTACACAATACTATAAAAAAGATAAATTCTCTATCTCTATTGATAACTTTGGCAATTTTAGTTTCACCCTTTTTACACCCTATATTTTGCTTTTTATTATTGCCGCTTCTCATCTTAATCTTAAAAAAAGAATTAAAAAAGAACAAGAAATACGATTAATTTTACTGCATGAGTTAGAAGACCGCT includes:
- a CDS encoding insulinase family protein, coding for MTKKFLGYFTLLLLMVGISSVYAQKPKTKTGDKQQIQVPTDKIPLDPNIRTGKLPNGLTYYIRKNSKPEKRVELRLALNAGSILETDDQQGLAHLLEHMAFNGTKKYKKQDLVNFLESIGVNFGADLNAYTSFDETVYMLKVPTDKPGLLDKGVDVLREWAGNITLDPDEVDKERGVVVEEWRLGLGAQERIRDKQFPVLLKNSQYAHRLPIGKPEIIQNFKHDQLKQFYKDWYRPDLMAVVVVGDVEPAKMEQDIRRLFGTLKNPTKKIPRKYYDVPGHPETLVSIVSDPEAEFRRIGVIYKHPAQNPNSRIAYREGLVASLWSGMLSTRLQEIATKPNPPFAFAGGGYGSFVRTKDAFSLSAIVPEGKMSNALDVLLTEAERIRRHGFLASEFERQKASLLRSYENNFNEKDKTESDAFADEYVRNFLESEPAPGISWEYDFVKQALPNIKLEEVNQFAVRFMTEQNRVLTVTGKEDENNPLPNENELLAVLNSIKDKNIKPYVDTAATSELLPQLPTSGTITKTDTDTATGVTRLTLSNGAKVTLKPTNFKNDEVLFSGTSPGGSSLVSDADYTSVQLGSQVMAMAGVGNFSMIELQKKLSGKVAQVGAFIGDDSEGLSGKASPKDLETLFQLIHLRFTQPRLDDASLNMFKSQFQMIKGFFSSPEYVFQDTMMVTMARYHPRVRPFSSYKVEELNPERALSVYRERFGNAGDFSFYFVGNFETEKIKPLIAQYLASLPTTNATEKAKDLGIRPPTGVIEKKVLKGKEPKSSSEIQFTGPFEWNRQNRVKLSALGKVLEIRLREELREALSGSYYANASGRAEKEPTPLYTFSVNYASDPERADELYAAMWRVIEEIQTKGTTEEVLTKVREGYSRDLETNLKENRFWMTQLMQKDELKEEISQIPVGAKDLYQALTSEDIQNAARLYLKKDNVVRFVLLPEKQ